The following are encoded together in the Bacillus cereus group sp. RP43 genome:
- a CDS encoding beta-glucoside-specific PTS transporter subunit IIABC: MKYEKLAKDILKNVGGRENIHSVVHCITRLRFQLKDEGKANTEVLKSMEDIVTVMKSGGQYQVVIGNHVSDVYKAVIAAGGFQEAEEENESEKKKSSLIDILSSIFTPILGVLAATGMIKGFNALFVALGWLSTQSGTYQILNAVGDSLFYFFPIFLGYTASKKFGGSPFIGMAIGGALVYPALSGLKASEPLYTLFAGTMFESPIHITFLGIPVILMNYASSVIPIILATYFGSKVERTLKKVIPDVVKTFVVPFFTLLIVVPVTFLVIGPIATWAGQFLGQATLWVYNLSPLVAGIVLGAFWQVLVIFGLHWGIVPIGYNNLAVHGIDPILALIFATSFAQIGAVLGVWMKTKDQKIKTLSIPAFISGIFGVTEPAIYGITLPLKRPFIMSCIAGGIGGGILGVFGTQAYMTGGLGIFALPTFISPKEGITAGFWGAIIAMVVSLILGFVLTYLFGFTKKKTSTETAETIDKIAASNDDEVIFSPFHGVVKPLQHIDDAAFASGALGEGVAIEPSEGKLFSPISGTISALFPTNHAVGITADSGAEILIHIGMDTVKLNGEFFSSHIEQGVRVEKGQLLIEFNIAEIQKAGYIVTTPVVVTNYDKYSIKKTEVEKIQAGDSLLTLGVK, encoded by the coding sequence ATGAAGTATGAAAAATTAGCAAAAGACATACTGAAGAATGTTGGCGGGAGAGAAAATATACATAGCGTTGTACATTGTATAACTCGCTTACGATTTCAGTTAAAAGATGAGGGGAAAGCAAATACAGAAGTACTGAAAAGTATGGAAGATATTGTGACTGTTATGAAAAGCGGCGGGCAATATCAAGTTGTAATTGGTAACCATGTATCTGACGTATACAAAGCGGTTATTGCTGCTGGAGGGTTTCAAGAAGCTGAGGAAGAAAATGAGAGTGAGAAGAAAAAGAGTAGTCTTATAGATATTCTTTCTAGCATTTTCACTCCTATTTTAGGAGTGTTAGCTGCAACTGGGATGATTAAAGGATTTAATGCATTATTTGTAGCGTTAGGCTGGTTAAGTACACAGTCAGGAACGTATCAAATATTAAATGCAGTTGGCGATTCGTTATTTTATTTCTTCCCGATCTTCCTTGGATATACAGCAAGTAAGAAATTCGGGGGATCACCATTCATTGGTATGGCGATTGGAGGAGCTTTAGTTTATCCGGCTTTATCAGGTTTAAAAGCAAGTGAGCCATTATATACGCTATTTGCTGGAACGATGTTTGAATCACCAATTCATATTACGTTTTTAGGAATACCAGTTATTTTAATGAATTATGCGTCATCAGTTATTCCAATTATTCTCGCTACTTATTTTGGATCGAAAGTAGAAAGAACTTTAAAGAAAGTAATTCCAGATGTTGTTAAAACATTTGTAGTACCATTTTTCACATTACTTATCGTTGTACCAGTTACATTTCTTGTGATTGGCCCGATTGCGACGTGGGCAGGTCAATTTTTAGGACAGGCTACACTTTGGGTTTATAATTTAAGTCCATTAGTAGCAGGGATAGTACTTGGTGCTTTCTGGCAAGTGCTCGTTATTTTCGGACTTCATTGGGGAATTGTCCCGATTGGCTATAATAATTTAGCAGTGCACGGTATTGATCCTATATTAGCGCTCATATTCGCTACTTCATTTGCTCAAATTGGGGCTGTTCTTGGAGTTTGGATGAAAACGAAAGACCAGAAAATAAAAACGCTAAGTATTCCAGCTTTTATTTCAGGTATTTTCGGAGTTACAGAGCCGGCGATTTATGGTATTACACTTCCTCTTAAAAGGCCATTTATTATGAGCTGTATTGCTGGAGGAATTGGCGGCGGAATACTTGGCGTATTCGGTACGCAAGCTTATATGACAGGTGGTCTTGGGATATTTGCGCTTCCAACATTTATTAGTCCGAAAGAAGGTATCACGGCTGGATTTTGGGGCGCAATTATTGCGATGGTTGTTTCCTTAATATTAGGTTTTGTTCTTACTTATTTATTTGGTTTTACTAAAAAGAAAACATCTACAGAAACAGCTGAAACAATTGATAAAATTGCTGCATCAAACGATGATGAAGTAATCTTTAGTCCTTTTCATGGTGTAGTTAAGCCACTCCAACATATTGATGATGCTGCATTTGCATCAGGTGCATTAGGTGAAGGGGTTGCAATTGAGCCTTCAGAAGGAAAGTTATTTTCACCAATATCAGGTACGATTTCTGCACTTTTCCCAACGAATCATGCAGTAGGAATTACGGCGGATTCAGGTGCTGAAATTTTAATCCATATTGGTATGGATACTGTGAAATTAAATGGCGAATTTTTCTCTTCTCATATTGAACAAGGAGTGAGAGTAGAAAAAGGGCAATTACTTATTGAATTTAATATAGCTGAAATTCAAAAGGCGGGTTATATTGTGACAACACCAGTTGTTGTTACAAATTATGATAAATATAGCATTAAAAAAACTGAAGTAGAAAAGATTCAAGCAGGAGATTCCTTACTAACGTTAGGAGTTAAATAG
- the licT gene encoding BglG family transcription antiterminator LicT codes for MRIHKILNNNVICTMKDNETEVVLMGRGLGFQKKVGDTIDESKVEKTFVLETKELSEKLARLLTEIPVENLEITERIIQFAKTVLPGTLSDYIYLTLTDHLSFALTRHKEGMDLKNTLLWEIKRFYQKEFEIGLQALNMIEEETGFRLSEDEAGSIALHFVNAQQGEPAMQQTVAMTKIVQDILNVVKYHYKMNLDESSFNYSRFVTHLRYFAQRLMQKELNSAEDDFLYEQVRSKYHEAYSCTEKIEAYLRKAHNSHLSKDEKVYVTLHIHRVTKRNELCN; via the coding sequence GCAGAGGTTTGGGATTTCAGAAAAAAGTTGGCGATACTATTGATGAATCTAAGGTAGAAAAAACCTTTGTGTTAGAGACAAAAGAATTATCAGAGAAACTTGCTAGGTTGCTAACTGAAATTCCTGTAGAAAATTTAGAGATTACAGAGAGAATTATTCAGTTTGCTAAGACAGTTTTGCCGGGGACTTTAAGTGATTATATTTATCTTACATTAACGGATCACTTAAGTTTCGCCTTAACTCGGCATAAAGAAGGAATGGATCTTAAAAATACTTTGCTTTGGGAGATTAAGAGGTTTTATCAGAAAGAGTTTGAAATTGGTCTACAAGCTTTGAATATGATTGAAGAAGAGACTGGGTTTAGACTTTCTGAAGATGAAGCAGGGTCAATTGCACTACATTTCGTTAATGCGCAGCAAGGAGAGCCGGCGATGCAGCAAACGGTGGCGATGACGAAAATCGTCCAAGATATTTTAAATGTTGTAAAGTACCACTATAAGATGAACTTAGATGAAAGTTCATTTAATTATAGTCGTTTTGTAACGCATTTACGATATTTTGCGCAGCGTTTAATGCAGAAGGAATTGAATTCGGCCGAAGATGATTTTTTATATGAGCAAGTGAGAAGTAAGTATCATGAAGCATATAGTTGTACAGAAAAAATAGAAGCATACTTACGAAAAGCACATAATAGTCATCTTTCAAAAGATGAAAAAGTGTATGTAACGTTGCACATTCATCGTGTAACGAAGCGTAATGAACTATGTAATTGA
- a CDS encoding MarR family winged helix-turn-helix transcriptional regulator, translated as MTRSYKEVINEMNRAYNEFYILLFQELKDEFGLTGQQESMLFHINLNENTTANNIASTFNISKSAVSQVLSKLEKQKMISKQVNPNNKREYFLTLGPNGSKYIERLSELDDVLIEKYFSKIDINALEQMTDTLTKINKVILEEKQKDLDCNE; from the coding sequence ATGACTAGATCGTATAAAGAAGTAATTAATGAAATGAACCGGGCTTATAATGAATTTTACATTTTACTATTTCAGGAATTAAAGGATGAGTTCGGTCTTACAGGACAGCAAGAGAGCATGCTATTTCATATCAATTTAAATGAAAACACGACAGCAAATAACATTGCGAGTACTTTTAATATATCGAAAAGTGCTGTGAGCCAAGTTTTATCGAAATTGGAAAAACAGAAGATGATTTCGAAACAAGTAAACCCCAACAATAAAAGGGAGTATTTCCTTACACTTGGTCCAAATGGTAGTAAGTATATAGAGCGGTTGTCTGAGTTAGATGATGTATTAATTGAGAAATACTTTTCTAAAATCGATATAAATGCTTTAGAGCAAATGACCGATACGTTAACGAAAATAAATAAAGTGATACTGGAAGAAAAACAGAAGGATCTTGATTGTAATGAGT
- a CDS encoding GNAT family N-acetyltransferase, translating into MCNILSTNVFTYKSKDGKTVTIREAKEQDAERVLDAASKALINAPYMLSTVEDVKKTSVDAIQKTLKAYYENPNYVKFIAEVDGKLVGAIDFKNGNKEKISHQGAFAMTILPEYRNYGIGRALLETLINWAKNNSKIEKISLEVMEDNLGAIQLYKNLGFFEEGRKAKGVKLDGDYQDLILMALFV; encoded by the coding sequence GTGTGTAATATATTATCAACTAACGTTTTTACTTATAAATCTAAAGACGGAAAAACAGTAACAATTAGAGAAGCTAAAGAACAGGATGCAGAAAGAGTGCTAGATGCTGCTTCAAAAGCTTTAATAAACGCTCCATACATGCTAAGTACGGTTGAGGATGTAAAAAAGACGAGTGTTGATGCTATTCAAAAAACGTTAAAAGCTTATTATGAAAATCCAAATTATGTAAAGTTTATTGCTGAAGTTGATGGTAAGTTAGTCGGTGCAATCGATTTTAAGAACGGAAACAAAGAAAAAATTAGTCATCAAGGGGCTTTTGCGATGACCATACTACCTGAATATCGAAATTATGGTATTGGAAGAGCTCTTCTAGAAACGCTAATCAATTGGGCTAAAAATAACAGTAAGATTGAAAAAATTTCTCTTGAGGTAATGGAAGATAATTTAGGGGCAATCCAGTTATATAAGAATTTAGGCTTTTTTGAAGAGGGTAGAAAAGCAAAGGGTGTAAAATTGGATGGCGACTATCAAGATTTAATATTAATGGCTTTATTTGTTTGA
- a CDS encoding 6-phospho-beta-glucosidase, with amino-acid sequence MSKVIFPKGFLWGGAIAANQVEGAYLEDGKGLTTVDLLPTGEKRWDIMKGNIHSFTPAEGEFYPSHEAIDFYHRYKEDIALFAEMGFKALRVSIAWTRIFPNGEDEKPNEAGLQFYDNLFDELLKYGIEPVVTMAHFDVPIHLVEKYGSWRSRKLVTFFETYARTIFNRYKDKVKYWMTFNEINMLLHLPFMGAGLAFKEGENKKQIQYQAAHHQLVASALAVKACHEIIPDAKIGCMLAAGATYPYTCNPDDVLRAMEQDRESFFFIDVQARGAYPGYAKRFFKDNNLTIEMEKEDEEILKEYTVDYIGFSYYSSRATSTDPEVLKSITSGNVFGSVENPYLEKSEWGWTIDPKGFRITANQLYDRYQKPLFVVENGLGAIDQLNGEDEVNDEYRIDYLQKHMTEMSEAIQDGVDIIGYTSWGPIDLVSASTGEMKKRYGYIYVDKDNEGKGSLKRSKKNSFNWYKEVIETNGESLES; translated from the coding sequence ATGTCTAAAGTTATTTTTCCTAAAGGATTTTTATGGGGTGGAGCAATCGCAGCCAATCAAGTGGAAGGCGCATATTTAGAAGACGGGAAAGGGTTAACGACGGTGGATCTATTACCAACTGGTGAAAAACGTTGGGATATTATGAAGGGGAATATTCATTCCTTTACACCGGCAGAAGGGGAGTTTTATCCATCACACGAAGCGATTGATTTTTATCATCGTTATAAAGAAGATATCGCGCTGTTTGCAGAAATGGGATTTAAAGCGCTGCGTGTATCTATCGCTTGGACACGTATTTTCCCAAATGGTGAAGATGAAAAGCCGAATGAAGCAGGATTACAGTTTTATGATAATTTATTTGATGAACTGTTGAAGTATGGCATTGAACCAGTCGTTACGATGGCTCACTTTGATGTTCCTATTCATTTAGTAGAAAAGTATGGAAGCTGGAGAAGTAGAAAACTTGTCACTTTCTTTGAGACGTATGCAAGAACGATTTTTAATAGATATAAAGATAAAGTGAAATATTGGATGACATTTAATGAAATTAATATGCTTTTACATTTACCTTTCATGGGTGCAGGGCTAGCATTTAAAGAAGGTGAGAACAAAAAACAAATTCAATATCAAGCAGCGCATCACCAACTTGTCGCAAGTGCTTTAGCTGTAAAAGCGTGTCATGAAATTATTCCAGATGCGAAGATTGGTTGTATGCTTGCTGCAGGTGCGACGTATCCATATACATGTAATCCAGATGATGTTCTACGTGCGATGGAGCAAGACCGTGAATCATTCTTCTTCATTGATGTACAAGCAAGAGGGGCATATCCGGGATACGCAAAACGCTTCTTTAAAGATAACAATTTAACAATTGAGATGGAAAAAGAAGACGAGGAAATTTTAAAAGAGTATACCGTTGATTATATTGGCTTTAGCTACTATTCAAGCCGAGCAACAAGTACGGATCCCGAAGTGCTAAAAAGTATAACGAGCGGAAATGTATTTGGTTCTGTTGAAAACCCATATCTTGAAAAATCAGAGTGGGGATGGACAATTGATCCGAAAGGCTTCCGTATTACAGCGAACCAACTTTACGATCGTTACCAAAAACCTTTATTTGTTGTTGAAAATGGTCTTGGTGCAATTGATCAATTAAATGGTGAAGACGAAGTGAATGATGAATACCGTATTGATTACTTGCAAAAACATATGACGGAAATGTCAGAAGCAATCCAAGACGGGGTAGATATTATCGGATATACAAGCTGGGGACCGATTGATCTTGTAAGTGCCTCTACTGGAGAAATGAAAAAACGTTACGGATATATATACGTTGATAAAGATAATGAAGGAAAAGGTTCATTAAAAAGATCGAAGAAGAACAGTTTCAATTGGTATAAAGAAGTAATTGAGACGAATGGTGAGAGTTTGGAGTCTTAA